In the genome of Achromobacter sp. MFA1 R4, the window ATGCGGTGGGCTATTGCCTGGGCGGCACGCTCTTGTCGATCGCGGCGGCGGCCATGGCCAACCAGGCCGACGACCGCCTGGCGACGATCACGTTGCTGGCCGCGCAGACCGACTTCAGCGAGCCGGGCGGGCTGGGCCTGTACATCGACGCCAGCGAGGTCCACTTCCTGGAAAGCGTCATGTGGGCGCAGGGCTATCTGTCGGCCGACCAGATGGCGGCCGCCTTCCAGTCCCTGCGGCCCATCGAGGACGTGGCGGGCCGCGCGGTGCGCACCTATCTCCTCGGCGAGCGCGCCCACCCCACGGACCTGGTCGCCTGGAACGCGGATTCGACGCACATGCCCTACAGAATGCACGCCGAGTACCTGCGCAAGCTGTTCCTGGAGAACGAGCTGGCCGCCGGCTGCTACGAGGTCGACGGCCGCACGATCGCCCTGCGCAACATCCGCACGCCCATATTCGCCCTGGGCACGGTCAATGATCACATTGCGCCGTGGCGTTCCGTGTTCAAGCTCCACTACCTGACCGATGCCGACATCCGCTTCGTCCTGACCAGCGGCGGCCACAATGCCGGCGTGGTCAGCGAACCGGGGCATCCCGGACGCTGGCACCGGCTGTGCCCGCGGCCGAAGAACGGACTGCGCGCCGGGCCCGATGACTGGCTGGCCGCGACGACCTTGTGCGGCGGATCATGGTGGCCGACGTGGGTGGAATGGCTGGCCCACCGATCGGGAGCGCCCCGCCCCGCCAATCCGAGGCTGGGCGAGCCGGACGCCGATTCGGACGCGCTGATGGCTGCCCCGGGCAGCTACGTCCGCCAGGGCTGACCGCCCGAGGCGGCGCGTCGCATCGACGGCCTACCTGGCCTGGTCCAGCAGGGCCCGCGCTTCGGCCCTGCGGCCCTCATCGGCCGTTTCCCGGCCCGGTCGCGGCGGCGCCTTCAAGGCCTTTTCCAGATAGGGGATCGCCTCGGCCTTGCGATTCCGGTACATCAGGTAGTCGGCATAGAAGTAATTGGCGTCGATGCCGTCCGGATTCACGGCCAGGGCCTGTTTCAGCAGCGCCTCGGCCTTCTTGTTGTCGCCAAACCCCACCGGCCAGCCGGGCACCTTGTAGTACAGGACGCCCAGGCTGTTCAGCGCGGATCCGCCCAGGGCCTTGCTGTCGATCGCAATGGCGGTTTCGTATTCGGCCTTGGCCTGCTTGGCCAGGCCAAGCGCTCCAAGCCCGCCCTTGGCGCCTGCCCAGGAGCTGAGGACGATGCCCTCCCAGATGTGCGGTTCCGCACGCCCGGAGAATTGGGCAGTCAGTTCGTGCGCCTGCTTCGATAGCGCTTCGAAGCGCGCGGCGCGCTTGTCTGCGGGGACGGCGTACTGGATCGTGGCCCAGTCCGTCTGCAGCGCCCGGATTCCCTCGTCGAGATCGGGCGCGGGCGAGGCGGCGCCGGCGGAAAATGAGATCGCCAGGCTGGCGAGCATGCCCGCAAGGCCTTGGCGTGCAAGGGTGTTCTGGATCATGAAGAGGCTCCGGAAGGAAATTTCGAGGACGTCAGCGCCCGGCGGTGCTTGGCAAACGCCCCGTCAAGCCATTCGGGGCATATGCCGTTGAGGCGGGCGGCAATCGCCTCCAGCGTGCCCGCATACCGCTGGCGCGACTCGCTTTGCAGCATGCGCGCCACGCAGCGGGCCACGGCTTGCGGCGAGTCGCTGGCCGAACCGGTCGCGCTGTTGAACGCCTGCACCTGCGGCGTGTTGAAGCTGGTGTCGATGGCGCGCGGCGCGTAGTACTGGACGCGGATCGCGGAATCGGCAAGTTCGCGGCGCAACGCTTCGGTGTAGAGGCGCAACGCCGCCTTGCTCGCGCCGTAGACCGCAAATCCGGGGACACCCAGGCTGCCCAATGTCGAGCCGATGTTCAGTATCTGCGCCCGTTCGCGGCTGTGCAGAAGCGGCAACATGCCGGCGGTCAACAACATCGGCGCCACGATGTTGGTCTCGGCGATGCGGCGCGCCACCTCGGGATTCAGGTCTTGCGCGGGGCCAAACGCAGAAATGGCCGCGTTGTTGATCAGGACATTGACCCGCCGGGCCGCGGCGGCGTCGATGATCGCGCGCCGGCCCTCGTCGGTGGTCACGTCCACGACCAGGGCATCCACGCGAGACCGGTCCCCCGCGCCGCCATTCAATGCCCGGGCCAGCGACAGCAAGGGGCCGGGCGTGCGGCCGACCAGCAGCAGGCGGGCGCCCTCCTCGAACAGCCGCTGGGCGATGGCGCTGCCCAGGCCGCCGGCGGCCCCGGTCAGCACGACGGAAGCATCCCTGGGGCTCATGCGGCCTCCTCTTGCGGCTGGGCGCGCGGCAAGGCGCGGAAAATCGCGCCGTACAGGCGATAGAACATGTTGGCGGCGTGAATGACGGCGGACTGGTCTTCGGCGCTGTCCAGCCGGTTCATCAACTCGGCGAAGTGCGCCGTGTGCGCCTGGTCCAGGGTGCCGTGCGAGCGCAGGTAGCTGAACGCCGAGGCAGGCAACCCCAGGGCGCGCTGGATCTGGTCGGCCGCGTTCAGCGCGAGCGTCACGCTGGTGCCCTCCAGCACGTGCACCATGCCGAAGAATCCGACGGGATTGCGCCGCGAGATCGTGTCGTAGGCGTAGGCCACCATGACTTCCGTCTGGGGACCGGGCCCGGCGCGGCGGACGGCATCGGGGTCGTCGCCCAGCGCGCGCAGGTCGTTCAGGATCCAGGCGTCGTGCCCGGTTTCCTCTTCGATGTATTCATCGATCTCCGCCCGCATCCAGGCCAGGCGCTCGGGAATCCGCGCCCGGCAGGCATGCATCAACGGCACGGTGTGGCTGACATGGTGATAGGCCTCGCGCAGGAACGCGGCATAGGCGGGCAAGGTGACCTTGCCCTGCAGGCAGTCCTGGATGATGGGTATCGTCACCAGCGACTCGCGGCTCTGCCGTGTGCCGTCCAGCAATTGTTCGAAAAAGGTCATGTCGTCTCTACAGGATGGGTTGCGCGGCTTTCCGCGGAAAAAGTTGATCTGCGTGCAAGGCGGAAATGGCGTCGCGGCGCGGGCGTCCATTCGCCGTGGACAGGCCGCTCGCCACCGTGAACTCGTCCCGCGCCAGCATCCAGGGACCGATGCGCGCGTAGTCAGGCAGCGCGCCGTTCGTGCGTTCGATGGCCGCGTGCAGCTGCGCCTCGCCGAAGCCGGGCTGCGGCCAGATCACGGCGCCCAGTTCGGCCTGGCCCTCGCCCAACACCACGGCCTGCGCAATGCAAGCCTGGCTCGTCAGCAGGACTTCTATCCACTCCGGCGACACGTTGCGGCCAAAGCCGGTGATCAGCAGGTTCTTCTTGCGCCCCTGGACGTGCAGGAAGCCCGCGTCGTCCAGGCGGCCCAGGTCGCCGGTCGGCAGCCAGCGAGGAAGCGCCGTGTCATGTCCGAGGTAGCCGAGCGCGGGGCTGCCGGCGACCTCGATTTCGCCATCGGGCGCGATCCGCACTTGCGCGTGCGGCAAGGGGCGGCCAGCGGAGCCCGGGCTATCGTCGCCCGGCAGGTTCAGGGTCTGCACCGAACAGGCCTCGGACAGGCCATACCCTTCATACGCCGGCAGCCCCTGTGCGCGGGCAGCG includes:
- a CDS encoding tetratricopeptide repeat protein, with the protein product MLASLAISFSAGAASPAPDLDEGIRALQTDWATIQYAVPADKRAARFEALSKQAHELTAQFSGRAEPHIWEGIVLSSWAGAKGGLGALGLAKQAKAEYETAIAIDSKALGGSALNSLGVLYYKVPGWPVGFGDNKKAEALLKQALAVNPDGIDANYFYADYLMYRNRKAEAIPYLEKALKAPPRPGRETADEGRRAEARALLDQAR
- a CDS encoding SDR family oxidoreductase, which translates into the protein MSPRDASVVLTGAAGGLGSAIAQRLFEEGARLLLVGRTPGPLLSLARALNGGAGDRSRVDALVVDVTTDEGRRAIIDAAAARRVNVLINNAAISAFGPAQDLNPEVARRIAETNIVAPMLLTAGMLPLLHSRERAQILNIGSTLGSLGVPGFAVYGASKAALRLYTEALRRELADSAIRVQYYAPRAIDTSFNTPQVQAFNSATGSASDSPQAVARCVARMLQSESRQRYAGTLEAIAARLNGICPEWLDGAFAKHRRALTSSKFPSGASS
- a CDS encoding TenA family transcriptional regulator, encoding MTFFEQLLDGTRQSRESLVTIPIIQDCLQGKVTLPAYAAFLREAYHHVSHTVPLMHACRARIPERLAWMRAEIDEYIEEETGHDAWILNDLRALGDDPDAVRRAGPGPQTEVMVAYAYDTISRRNPVGFFGMVHVLEGTSVTLALNAADQIQRALGLPASAFSYLRSHGTLDQAHTAHFAELMNRLDSAEDQSAVIHAANMFYRLYGAIFRALPRAQPQEEAA